In the [Clostridium] colinum genome, one interval contains:
- the hydG gene encoding [FeFe] hydrogenase H-cluster radical SAM maturase HydG: protein MYNKYSKKAQEFISHNEILDTIKWVEEKVNDKELVSNILEKAKNLKGLEHREALLLLECKFDDINNEIYNLAKYIKNKIYGKRVVLFAPIYLSNYCVNGCIYCSYNHKNKDILRRKLTQEEIIQEVKALQDMGHKRLAIELGEDPVNNSIDYVLESIKTIYSVNHKNGVIRRVNVNIAATSVENYKKLKEAEIGTYILFQETYNKENYEKLHPFGPKHNYDYHTEAMDRAMEAGLDDVGIGVLFGLNMYRYDFVGLLMHAEHLEACMGVGPHTVSVPRIKDGNNVDSSEFNDAISDELFKKIIAVLRISMPYAGIIVSTRESQKVREETLEIGVSQISGGSKTSVGGYTIAPEEKTEQFSITDERNLEEIVEWLLKLGYIPSFCTACYKEGRTGDRFMKLAKSGQIVNCCDPNALLTLKEYTENYGDYNVKNLASKIIEKEVENIPNEKVKGITKEYLNKKYDSKQNFRF from the coding sequence GTGTATAATAAATATTCAAAAAAGGCACAAGAATTTATAAGTCATAATGAAATTTTAGATACTATTAAATGGGTAGAAGAAAAAGTAAATGATAAAGAATTAGTTAGTAATATTTTAGAAAAAGCTAAAAATTTAAAAGGATTGGAACATAGAGAAGCTCTTTTATTATTAGAATGTAAATTTGATGATATAAACAATGAAATTTATAATTTAGCTAAATATATAAAAAATAAGATTTATGGAAAAAGAGTAGTTCTATTTGCTCCTATATATCTTTCAAATTATTGTGTTAATGGTTGTATATATTGCTCATATAACCATAAAAATAAAGATATTTTAAGAAGAAAATTAACGCAAGAAGAAATTATTCAAGAAGTTAAGGCTTTACAAGATATGGGGCATAAAAGATTAGCTATAGAATTAGGTGAAGACCCTGTTAATAATTCTATAGACTATGTTTTAGAAAGTATTAAAACAATTTATAGTGTTAATCATAAAAATGGCGTAATAAGAAGAGTTAATGTAAATATAGCAGCTACTTCTGTTGAAAATTATAAAAAGTTAAAAGAGGCAGAGATAGGCACATATATATTATTCCAAGAAACATATAATAAAGAAAATTATGAAAAATTACATCCATTTGGTCCTAAGCATAATTATGACTATCATACAGAGGCTATGGATAGAGCAATGGAAGCAGGGCTTGATGATGTTGGAATAGGTGTATTATTTGGTTTAAATATGTATAGATATGACTTTGTAGGGCTTTTAATGCACGCTGAACATTTAGAAGCTTGTATGGGAGTTGGTCCACATACTGTTAGTGTTCCAAGAATAAAAGATGGTAATAATGTAGATAGCTCAGAATTTAACGATGCTATATCTGATGAATTATTTAAAAAAATAATTGCCGTATTAAGAATATCTATGCCATATGCAGGTATTATTGTTTCTACAAGAGAATCTCAAAAAGTTAGAGAAGAAACTTTAGAAATAGGTGTCTCTCAAATAAGCGGTGGGTCTAAAACTAGTGTTGGTGGCTATACAATAGCACCTGAAGAAAAAACAGAGCAATTTTCTATAACCGATGAGAGAAATTTAGAAGAAATAGTTGAATGGTTATTAAAATTAGGATATATACCAAGTTTTTGTACTGCTTGTTATAAAGAAGGAAGAACTGGAGATAGGTTTATGAAATTAGCTAAATCTGGACAAATAGTTAATTGTTGTGACCCTAATGCATTATTAACCTTAAAAGAGTATACTGAAAATTATGGAGATTATAATGTAAAAAATTTAGCAAGCAAAATAATTGAAAAAGAAGTAGAAAATATACCAAATGAAAAAGTAAAAGGTATAACAAAAGAATATTTAAATAAAAAATATGATAGTAAACAAAACTTTAGATTTTAA
- a CDS encoding iron-containing alcohol dehydrogenase, translating into MLGNFSYCNPTRLYFGEDALDNLNAELDKYGNNILLVYGRDAIKKIGLYQQVISILKNCGKNIFELPNVMPNPTVEKLYEGCKIAKDNNIDLILSVGGGSCCDYSKALSVSTWCEEDPWEKYYIRMEEVDNKIIPVGCILTMVGTGSEMNGGSVITNPKAKLKIGHVFGDDVFPKFSIMNPKWTYSLPKYQMIAGIYDTLNHITEQYFSNNDDCTSDYIMEGLMKSLIYSSKIAINEPENYEARSNIMWTATWALNTLVSKGKSTDWMVHMIGQAIGAYTNATHGMTLSAISMAYYRYVCNYGLEKFKRFAINVWNVNPNEKSDEDIAIEGLLAMENWMKELGLVMNITELGVTEDMIQHIANSTFILDGGYKKLAYEDIVKILKESM; encoded by the coding sequence ATGTTAGGAAATTTTAGTTATTGTAATCCAACTCGTTTATATTTTGGCGAAGACGCATTAGATAATTTAAATGCAGAACTTGATAAATATGGAAATAATATATTATTAGTTTATGGTAGAGATGCTATTAAAAAAATTGGTTTATATCAGCAGGTTATTTCTATTTTAAAAAATTGTGGTAAAAATATTTTTGAACTACCAAATGTTATGCCTAACCCTACTGTAGAAAAACTTTATGAAGGATGTAAAATTGCCAAAGATAATAATATTGATTTAATTTTATCTGTAGGTGGAGGTTCTTGTTGTGATTATTCAAAAGCATTATCTGTTTCTACTTGGTGTGAAGAAGACCCTTGGGAAAAGTACTATATTAGAATGGAAGAAGTTGATAACAAAATTATTCCTGTAGGTTGTATTCTCACAATGGTTGGAACAGGAAGTGAAATGAATGGTGGATCAGTTATTACTAATCCTAAAGCTAAATTAAAAATAGGTCATGTATTTGGAGATGATGTTTTTCCTAAATTTTCTATTATGAACCCTAAATGGACTTATAGTTTACCTAAATATCAAATGATTGCAGGTATTTATGATACGCTAAATCATATAACTGAACAGTATTTTTCAAATAATGATGATTGTACGTCAGATTATATTATGGAAGGTTTAATGAAATCATTAATTTATAGTTCAAAAATTGCTATAAATGAACCAGAAAACTATGAAGCTCGTAGCAATATTATGTGGACTGCAACTTGGGCATTAAATACTTTAGTATCAAAAGGTAAATCAACAGATTGGATGGTGCATATGATAGGGCAGGCAATAGGGGCTTATACTAATGCAACTCATGGTATGACACTTTCAGCTATTTCTATGGCTTATTATCGTTATGTATGTAATTATGGATTAGAAAAATTTAAAAGATTTGCAATAAATGTATGGAATGTAAATCCTAATGAAAAATCAGATGAAGATATTGCAATAGAAGGTTTATTAGCTATGGAAAATTGGATGAAAGAACTTGGTTTGGTTATGAATATAACAGAACTTGGTGTAACTGAGGATATGATACAACATATTGCAAATAGTACATTTATATTAGATGGTGGTTATAAAAAATTAGCTTATGAAGATATTGTTAAAATTTTAAAAGAAAGTATGTAA